GGGCGGTACGAAAGCAATCGCTCCGGGCAGGCCGGGCGCAGTGGGCAATGCGCCTGCCTTGTCCTTCAATTCGTTGACGATGCGGCTGGCCAGCTTCGGCCCCACACCGTTGGCCCGCGCCACCATAGCCGAATCGCCGCCAGCACAGGCCCGCTGGATTTCCTCGGTCGTCAGCGCCGACAGGATCGCCAGCGCCACTTTCGAGCCCACACCCTGCACAGCCGTCAGCAGGCGGAACCAGTTACGCTCCGCCGCGCTGGCAAAGCCGATCAGGCGCTGGTCGGTTTCCGAAACCTGCATCTCGGTGTGGATCACTACCCGGTCGCCCCGGATGCCGAGATGATCGAGCGTGCGCGCCGAGCACTGGACGAGATAGCCCACGCCGTTCACGTCGATGATCGCCCAGTCGGGCCCGGTGTCGT
The DNA window shown above is from Novosphingobium sp. P6W and carries:
- the ruvA gene encoding Holliday junction branch migration protein RuvA; this translates as MIAKLTGLLDDTGPDWAIIDVNGVGYLVQCSARTLDHLGIRGDRVVIHTEMQVSETDQRLIGFASAAERNWFRLLTAVQGVGSKVALAILSALTTEEIQRACAGGDSAMVARANGVGPKLASRIVNELKDKAGALPTAPGLPGAIAFVPPGSASADAVSALQNLGFKPAVAAMAVGKAVEELGEDAGLNDLVRVALKRAAG